Proteins from a genomic interval of Gadus macrocephalus chromosome 2, ASM3116895v1:
- the ube2m gene encoding NEDD8-conjugating enzyme Ubc12, with translation MIKLFTLKQQKKDEESAGGNRTGAGGKKASAAQLRIQKDINELNLPKTCEINFPDDDDLLNFRLIISPDEGFYKGGKFVFSFKVGQGYPHDPPKVKCETMVYHPNIDLEGNVCLNILREDWKPVLTINSIIYGLQYLFLEPNPEDPLNKEAAEVLQTNRRLFEQNVQRSLRGGYVGATYFERCLK, from the exons ATGATTAAGCTCTTTACCCTGAAGCAGCAGAAGAAAGACGAAGAATCTGCTGGAGGAAACAGAACAGGAGCCGGGGGTAAAAAAGCAAGTGCGGCCCAGCTTCGGATACAGAAAG ACATCAATGAGCTGAACCTGCCAAAGACGTGTGAGATCAACTTCCCTGACGACGATGACCTTCTCAACTTCAGACTCATCATCTCACCAGATGAg GGCTTCTACAAAGGCGGCAAGTTTGTGTTCAGCTTTAAG GTAGGACAGGGTTATCCCCATGACCCGCCCAAGGTGAAATGTGAGACCATGGTGTACCACCCCAACATTGACCTGGAAGGAAACGTCTGCCTAAATATCTTAAG AGAGGACTGGAAGCCAGTGTTGACAATAAATTCCATTATCTATGGCTTACAGTATCTGTTTCTA GAACCCAACCCAGAAGACCCACTGAACAAAGAGGCAGCGGAGGTGCTTCAGACCAACCGGCGGCTCTTTGAGCAGAATGTGCAGCGCTCGCTGCGGGGGGGCTACGTGGGGGCAACCTACTTCGAGAGGTGTCTGAAATAG